DNA sequence from the Lynx canadensis isolate LIC74 chromosome B2, mLynCan4.pri.v2, whole genome shotgun sequence genome:
CCCCCTAGCAGACCTTCAAGAAGCAGCCAGCTGCCCTGGCCTCAGACATAGGGTGTACTGGGAGGTAAAACCCaaatgatgaaaggaaggaaactctTGTTTACCGGACCATGAGAGCCAGTTCTGGACTATGTTCTCCCATGTCTCCATCCTGTCAGAGGCAGGAGTGGTGACAATTCCCGTGTTAGAGAAGGGGGCCACCACACAGCACAGCTCCAGACGGTGTTATCCCCATCCCCACTTGTGCAGTGCACAGTCCGCTCAGGCGTCCCCAGAGGCCCTGACAGAGGGTCCCAGAGCCAGCATGTAAATCCattcttcacctctctgtgcaGGCCGTGGCAGAGGAGGTCATGTAGTGGAGTGCTGTGGACCCCTGCATGGGGACAAGCGGAAAGGTGTGGGAAGAACAGAAGGCCCCGCGGTCCCTGGTCTCCCAAGAACCCATTAGctattatggggtgcctggctggctcagtcggtgaagcgtgagactcttgatctcggggttgtgagttcaagccccatgttgggtgtagagattacttaaaaaaaaaactaactataTTGCAACtctcaccgcccccccacccccacccgttCTACCCAGATGCTTGTCTCACACTATCTGCTGACTCTCCGTGGATCTGTCCCGTGTCCTCGGCAGCAACTGACACAGGCCTGGCACACGGTCACTGGCACTTCGGTGCTTGTGGTTGACACGAAGGGCCCCAATTACCCAAAAGCATTCTAGAGACCCCTGAGGCTCTGGGAAGAAGACCAGGGAGGAGGACTCCAGGGGTCACAAACTTCACAAGTTGGCCCTCagatcctgttttattttttttaattgactttaaGGAACAGGAGGTTTGGCCAGTTTCCTCAAAGTTTCTGGCCTCTTCCCAAcagcagagggtggggggcagaggtgaGGGTGGTGCAGGCAGGATCCATTACACAAGGCTAAATCAGGAACTGGGAGGAATTGCTCTGTGGTAGCTCTGTTGCCAGAGAGGATGGTTATCTTTCCAGGAAAGGCTGAGGAAATCCTTAGCAGTgcccctccttttctgccttggAGAAAATGTCTGGGGCAGGCTGATGGGCATAGGGAAGGATTAATCCAGGTgaaggtgggaaggaggtggACAGGGGAGTTAATCCCAGGGGGTTAGGGAGTAGAGAGTAAACTAAGACTAGACCCAGGTCCTGGCagctgctgcccctcccccacctcccttttcaccgcccccccccccacctctgaggTTCCCCATTGTTACCAGAGACAACATCCTGTTTCCCTTACTTGCCTCACTGGTCTAGGTCCAAGAGTCCCTCACtatgctggggggggggcggagaaggGAGCGGGGGGATAGGGGAAGGGACGAGGACAAGGATGAGGGATGGGACAGGGATGGGACAGGCATCTGACTCCAGGTCCAAGGTCCAAGGATCTCACAGCTGTAGCAACTGAGGTTGGAGGGGAAGCGTGACTTACTTGAGGTCATCAATTTCTGCTTATGCGGGTCAGTGCTTGGTTGGGACTCATGGTTCCCTCAAAATTGCATACTTCGAAGGTTCCCAGAGGGAACCATCAGGTCTGACTCCTTTCCCTTGGGTTCATGTGATTGGTTCGCCTCTCTGAAAGACTCTCTCCAGCTTCCATGGCAAACAGGGTCTCACATCCTAAGAGTGTATGCAGATCAAAGGAGCTCTGGGGCTCAGCAGCACAGGCTCTGGACAAGCAGGTCTGAGTTTGGGACCCATCACAGAaccttcattaattcattctttaCATTGAAAGTTTATTGCCAAGCACTGGGGACCACCAGCAGACAAACAGATGTAAGTCCCTACgttctctggggtgggggtgggggcagcagatAATCAGTAAGataaggaagtaaaataaaatatagcaggTCAGAAAATGATTTGCTGGAGACAAGTAAAACAGAGATTTGGatagagaggggacagaggagatgGGATGAAAGGGGTGTAATTTTAAACAGGATGGATAGGTGCCATATGGGCAAAAACTTGAAAGAAGTGAGCTAGAGCCCCATGTGGATACCTGGAGAAAGAGCCTTGTGGGAAGGAGAAGAGTgggtgcaaagggcctgaggcagAACCATATCTGGCACAGTTAAGGAGCagcaaggagaccagtgtggctggagcagaatgAGAGAAACAAGGATAGAAGTTGAGTCAGGAAGTTAGGTGAGGTCAGACCACCCAAGGCTTTGTAGGTTGCAATTAAAGCCTTTGGCTTTAACTCTGAGATGGGAGCCACTGGACCGTTTGTGCAGAAAGAAGACAGGATCTGATTtacggggttttttttttgtttcgtttcaaGCACAAATGTACTTAAAACAGCGCAaagcccatgcggggcttgaacccatgaccctgagatcaagacctaagctgagatcaagagttggatgcttaaccaactgggccacccacgcacccctgagCCATATTTCATAAAAATCTTCCTGGTCACTGTGTGGAAAAGAGAATCAGGAACCACCAGTTAGGAGGCGACTGCAGTAATTCAGGTGAGAAATGATGAATGCTCAGATAAGGGTAGTCATGGTGACATCAGTGAGAGGTGGTGAGATTCTggatattttgaaagtagaggtGCCAGAATTTACTAATATGGGTAGTGAACTGTGACGGGAAGAGAGAAGTCAAGATAACGTCCAAGATTTCGGCCAGAGGAACTAGAAAGTTGCAGTTGTCACTTACAGGGATGGGCAAGCCTGAAGGAGGGGCAGGTTTGGGGGGAGATCAGGCCATTTATCTGTGGTAGGACTCTGGCTAAGGGAACCACTCTGaacctcggtttcttcatctgtacaatggtTATAATAGCTCTCCTGCAGAGTGTGTGGTGCCTAAATGGGGTGTCTCTTGATCAGACGGAGGCCCCCAAATGTGGAGTGATGATTGGGTGGAAGCCGGTGGTGCAGGCAGTGAAATAACTCACCTGAGGCAGAACGAAGGGGAGAGAAGTTTAGTGAACACACCGCAAGGGAGCATCTGGCcggacagcagaggaggggctaTCTACAACAAGGCAGTGGGAGGGAAAGTGAGGAGGTATGGTGACAGGGAGTTTTCCCTGTTTTGGTACCTGTGCCTAGTTGTTATGggtcagttagggcctatggATATTTCAGGGTGGGTGGCCTGATAGACCTGTCTGTATTCAGCCAAGTGGTCGCTGTGGcccttttgttttaagtttatttatttatttggggcagggaggggtgcagagagagaaggagagaatctcaagcaggctctgcacgctcagtgtggagccccacgtggggctcgaactcaccaaccatgagaccgtgacttgaccaggagttggatgcttgaccgactgagccacccaggtgcccctcactgtggCCCTTTTCTgcattccattgctcaagcctgtttgTCTAAAAGCAGCCTCCAGATAATGGCAGTAAGAAGTGAgtgaggtcatgagctcacaggaTTGGCACATGTGTCGGCCCATGGCCCAAGGATGACACATGACCAGCACATCTCCTCAGGCAGCAactggaaggagaggaagactGAACCATAAATCTGAACTTGagctcctctccctgcttcctccggGCAGAAGTGGGAGGGCCTTTCTGACATtgaggttttctttcttcaagGCCTTCGGTGGTTTTAGAGATGGTGATGATGCTAATGGAGGCTGGTGATGGAATGACGATAACTGTTCCCAAAGCTGTGaagtttacaaaatgctttcatgGCCATTATCTCTTCTGGGTCCAGAAAGGCAAAACGTGTACCCATTTTATGAAGTAGGAGGATGTggtattcaaaaacaaaacaaacccaggtTGTCTCTGTATTTCGCTAGCTCATGAAACTTCATTTCATCTTGGGCAAAAGTGAGTGAAGAGGGTCCTAAAGTGGGTGGGAGTGCCACCTAGCTGTGTCCAACTGTCAGATGGACTGTGACCTCACTCCTCTACCCCCGGTGCTTGCCCACGTCCTGCCGTCCTGTTCTCCCTGTTTCGGTCACTCCCTGCTATAGCATGCCTGGCGTGTCTGGGCTGCAGCCTTCCCACTTCTGAGGTTTGGGCAAATGGATCTCTTACATCTTTCCATTCCAGGTACTCCCAGTTACTGAGACAACAGTGGAGGGGACTAGAGACCAGAAAAATCAATGCGCCGACAGTCACACCCTTAGAAAGCACAGTCTGGGTTCCAACTCTGAAGTCTACACCCAGCAGGAAAAATTCCTGCATGTGCTCCTTCTACTTCTTCCGAGCCAGCTGCCCCCTGCCCTCAACACCAGGTGCCAGAACACAGCTGTCTCTTCGTTAATCCCCCCACCCAGGCAAGCGGTCCTAGGGTGGGGCTGAACTGGGTGGGGCCGCCGTGTAGGGTCCAGGGAGGCTGTGCCCCTGCAGGCAAATTCAGCCAGAGACTGATTCTGAGCAACAGTTCTGACTGGTGAGAGCTGCTGCccggtggggttgggggggattGGGAAGGTAGGAAGTGTCAGGTCTGGGTGGATCAAGGGGCCTCGGAGGAAAATTTACAATTGCCTAGGGAAGAACTCCTGCTGGGTTGAGACTGAGGATGTGcttgaggaggggtggggggggtgtgcgtgtgtgtctagGGAACTAGAGGAGCCCCTGGAGACTGGGAAGGGCAAATTGCGGGTCCTAGCCTCAGTTTTGCTCTTGCCTTGGTTCAATGTCTCCATCTGCACTGTGGTAAGAACCTTCCTGCCCCAGCTACCTTGCCAAGAGAAAGGGCTTCTGGGAAGCAAAAATGGCCCAGGAATTGAAGTGGGGGGAGCATGCGGGTATACACTGGAGTGGGGGGACACCTGCCCACCCCAGTTTTTGCCAGGTGAggagggagcaggaaaggggcaagCTTAGAGTCTGGATTGCTTTCGCAGTCGCTGACCCAGCCATGCCGGCTCCACTGCTCCCACTGCTGCTTCGAACCCTGATGTCCCGCTTGCTGCTTCCTGCCACCCGCCTGGCCCCCGgcaccctcctgcccctcctgcgcCGACTGGCCCGCCGCCTGGGCTCGCAGGATGTTCGAGAAGCTTTGCTGGGCTGTCTGTTGTTCATCCTCAGCCAGAGCCGCCCGCCCGATGCTGAGGAGGTCTCCAGAGTGGCTggccaggagaggagggagaggctaGCTCCCCCAAAATGAGGCTGCGATCCCTGATATTGGCTGTGTCATCAAAAGCCATTCTTTTGGAGCAAGACAGTCCTGGCACCACCACTGAGCACAGCCTACCCACTGTGCAGAAGATGCGGTGGGGGACTGAGCACAAAGAGGGGTCTGACCAGGAATGCCTCCCCACTCCCAACAGGAATGACTGGAAGGATACCCAGCATCTAGCAGAAAACTGATCTTACTCGACCCTGCACTCCTCCTTCCAAGACACCTTTCCTAATCTCATCCgggctgggaagggaagggaggggatgaggggagtgactctgctcccccacccccatcccgggCAAATGGGAACCTGAGTTCCAGTGAGGGACAGTCCTCACCCATGGATAACTGACAACTTATCTGAGAGGGGATTTTAACCCAGACAGTCTGTCCTTCAGACTCAGGATTTTCCTTCAAATAATAGAACCTTGATTTGGTCAGTCTTGCCCCAAAGCCCAGCACGCagcagttgctcaataaatatctgctcaTTTGAATTCGTGGGATACCATTGAAAATTGTGTCACCCATGCTCCTACACTGAAAAACAGTCTAACGTggccaggggtgggaggggaaaacCACTCCCGGCTCCCTTTTGCTTCCTATTCCATTGTCCTGCAGTCCTCATCTCCTGGAGATCGTTTCTCTTGCGTAACTTCAGTATGTCACCCCGTGACCCAGCAGTCCTGGGTCCGATTTAGAGGTCTGGCCGGCCAGCTCAAGgtaagaaggaaaacttcctcgGGCCAGGTCCGAGACTGCTCACCTAGCGGCGTGGGAAGAGGGAGATTTGTTTGCTAAGGGGCCCTGCCGGCAGCCACCCAGGGAGCAGAGCAAAATGCTTCCCCTGAGGGGCACTGTGCCTTTTAAGAGATCTGGGCGGTTGGGGGTGGAGGTGACCATGGGCATTCACCTCATTATTTCCTCCTCCCCAAAGAGCAGCCCCTAAGGGGTCAGATCAGAGGTGTCCGATTCATTTGCTTTCAGCCTCCGGGTAATTTGCTTATTGTTCCCAAGCAAcagtcctccctcccacctccctccctccgcgAGTCTTAGGCCCTAGGTTGGGGGGTGCGGAGATAGTGAGGGATGCGGGCCCCTCTCAGGATCCCCATACGGTCCCCACACCAGTCTGAAGTTCGGCCCCTGGGAAGAAGTGACGCCAGAGCTATGCGCCCCCACTCCAGCCCCGCGGGACCTTCCGCCAgacccccgcctccccacccctctcggCACCATCTGCTTCCTCTTGGCGGCCTCAAAATCAGAGCACGTGCTCGCCCCTCTCGGGAAGGCGACCTGGGGAAGGGGGCTTCAGCCCGTGGTCCCCTAACCTCGTTCCCCTCTGGGGTCACGGGCACCTTTTCTCTCGCCTGCTCCCGGCCTTCCCTGCGGCCGGCTCGTTCGCCCCGGAGTGGCGGAGTGGCGCGGCGCGAGGAGGACGGAGCAGGCCGCGGAGTGCGGGCGGTAAGCCCCGGGGTAGCCCGTTGCAGCCCGTCTCCCGCCCGGCAAGAGGCCGGTGTGACCCGGCCCCAGCCCCGAAGTAAGGAGGCCACGAGGGGGGGACCCGGGCCGGGGGAtttccgtccccccccccccccccccccccctccccaaccggACTGCGGGAGCGGAGGCGGGCCTCCAGCGCAGTGGGCGGGTCTGCGCGTTTCCCACGCGCCACGCCGCCAGGCAGGGACAGGTGCTGGTGCGGCCCTAGTTGGGGGATATCAACCGTGTAGGAATCTGCGGTTTCCGGTACAGGGGAGCCTTTAATCAGACTTGgaaggcccccctcccccccccccacgactcttcctccccacccctgccgcccTAACCGTATACAGATGCCCCCAAGGTCAGAGACCTGCCCAGAGCAAAGGGTAGGGGAGGGCCCGAGAAATTAGTCTGAGACGACCAAGCCCAGACCTAGTGAACCTCAAATCTTAAACCCTGACCCTCGTTCCCATCCTGGAGTACACACACCCACTAGGAAGGCGAGGGTAGTGAGAGGGCTGGATTCTGtatcttaaatgtttgtttaagtttttatttattttttgtggggggtaggggcaagagagagggggacggaggatctgaagagggctccccgccgacagcagagagccagtggtagggctcaaacccaccaaccaggagatcatgacctgagctgaaggtagacacttaacccactgagccacccaggagctcctgtattttaaatgttgatgtttggttcatcatagatttttttgcattaactttgatttttttaaagactacagtaaaatattatttatcttgattcCTGAATTTTTTGGAGTCAAGTCCCTTAAAATTTGCAGTCAAGTGCCTCATTGGCCTCTCTCTAGTCCCAACCCTGCCacaagggcagggacagagagtcACAAACAACAACTGAGAACGCACAGTCATGAGACAGGTGCTGGTGACAAATAGCCAAGCCAAGCAAACACACTTCCAGCAAACACAGATGGACACAGGGCTGGGGAAAGAGGGCTGTGTGTGAGATGGTGGGGCAGGCTTGGGGCCTGGAATGGGAGGATGGAGTCTGGAGCTACGGACAGTCTCAACTAGATGGAGtatagggtgggggggggggtgcagctgACTCAGCCCTTCCTACCCTACTTCTGTGCCAGTGACCTGAGGGAACTCAGGGAGGGAGAAAGCCCTAAGCCTGGGCAGAAGGCGACAGGACTGGCTGGGCCTGACCAGAAAAACTCCCAGTACTGACCAGTGTGAGTTGGGGCCCTGAGGATGTCCAGCAGAGGGCCCTGGCACCCAGCAACCATCTCTGGCCAGGGAAGTAGCTCCGAAGGGGCGTGGATGCTGGCTGGGGGCCCAGGCAGGGTGATTGCCAGATGGGCTTCTCTCCAGCAATAACAGCCCTGGCTGTTGCCATCTAGTGAGCAGGCCAGGCCtcagcgggggtggggagaggaaacagCCTTCCACTGTCTGGCCTGGGACCCTCACCACTTCCCTCCAGTTTCTTTCCACTTCCAGCCCCTCTGCACACAACTCCAGCCACTGGCTACCAGCCTGGCCATGCCTGGAGGATCTGTCTGACCACTAAGGcctgccacccccacccaaaGATGGGAAATgaaggtgggagagagacagggccaaggaagaggggagaggagggctgggagaggaagAGCGAGAGACTGGACAAACACAGGATGGGAATGGGGGTGGGTAGACCCAGACATGAAGCTGCCCTCAAGCTGTGGGGCAGTGCCTAAAAAAATACCACCCTACCCATCTTCCTGCCCTCTGTTTGGTTAAGGCTGGGGGATGATGGTGTGTTATGTCTCTGTGAGGCACAGAGCCAGGAGGCTGAGAACATTCCTTCTGGAGTAGCTTGGGGACAGGTCACTGATCCTAAGTAGAAAAGCTACCCCTCCTCTCAGGGCCCAGTCTGTTCCCTGGCAAGAAGGTGACTCTACCTTATTCTTATGATGGTAGTATGCTAATTGTTAATTAGTGTCCAAAGCTTCTTCAGGGGATGAGTCTCTTGGGTAGTTGAGGAGGGTGGGGTATGCTGGACTGGATTTTCTGTCTTCACACCTCTCGAGCCTTCAGATTGTCCTCCAGCACTGAGGGCAGCTATAGGGGCCGTATTCTCCTTCCCCCAAATTTACTGACCAGCAAAATGGGAGAGAATCATTCCGCCTCCCTTGGAGGTACAAGAAGGACTGACCACCCAGCatgcccacccccttcctccgCCTCTCAGTATCGGGGCCATAGGATTCACGCAGGATGTAAGGCTATTCTGGGCTTTTTCTCTTACCATCTCCAACTGTTCCTCAGCGTTTCCAAAGTTCTGGATTTAGAAAAAGTGAACCTCGAGGGGCCTACAGACCTATGCCACTACCCTTTCCCCCGCAACCCCCACAGAGACACACATCCCCCTCCTTATCACCACACAGTGGTATAGTGTTTGTGTGTGGGTGTTCGGGTCTGTGTGTTAGAGGTGGGAAAACCCACCACTCAGGTCACTGATTATATACTGATTATGCAGAGGGATCCCTCCggcatgggggttgggggagcaaaggaaaggaagaaagtggcACTGAGAAGGGAAGAGGCCCgcgcagaaaaggaaaaaagtgcaGTGTAGGAGAAAGTGGCGTGGGAGGGGTTCGGGGAGTTATACCAGAACATCTGGGATGGAGTATGGACGTGAAGGCGTCCGGACGGGTCTGAGCCGAAGGTTTGCTGCAAGGAGCGTCCGGACGCGGGTTCTGTAGGAGTTTCTGGAGCGGCAGCGCGGAGGAGACTAGGGGTACCCAGCGTGGGGCTGTATTCTCCGGCCCCGGGTGCTTCATAAcggggcagggtttggtgtagCAGGGCCCACAGGTCCCATCTTCAGAAATAGCTCGAGGTATGGGCCATGCAGCCCCGGCTGGGCGTAGCTGGGCGAGAAAGGGGGGGGCGAGGCTCACGTCCCGAGCtgctggggtggggagctggggcgCCGCGGCGGCGAGGGCGGAGGGGGGCGGGCTGCGGCTGCGGACGTGGGCCGGGGCGGGCCCAGCGGAGGGCGGGTTTCAATGTGCTGCCGCGGGCGCGGGAAGCTACTGAGAGGGCGCGCGGATCTCGGCGCGGTAGGACTCCTTCCTAGCTAGCAGGTGCTTCTCGGGCCGGGGGCCCGGGATAGCGGGGAGCCGGGCACCGCCGGGGCGGGAGGCGTCTCTTCCCGCCGCCAcgggggcagggaggctgggcctGGCAGCTGCGCGGCGCGCGGAGGGGACGCCGGGTGGGGGCCCCGCTTCCCCGGCGTGGAGCGTGCGGAGCCGCGCTGCACGTGGCGCGCAAGGGCCAGGGCGCGTGGGGACTCTGAGGAGATCGCGACCCGAGCGGAGCGTGGGCGGCCTGGTTCCTGGGCCTGAAACCGGCTGTCGCCGAACTGACCTCCGCAAGGGGCGGGCGAGTAGATGGGTAATCTCGATCAGTCTAGTTGGTACAGGAGAGGAGCCGCGCTGGTAACtgtgtaggggtgggggtgggaatggggatgAGGGCAGGGCGCGTGCCTTGGAGGTGAAGGAGCTGTCTCTTTAACCTCTGCCTTTTATTGGCCGAATTCATGTTCCTGGCCTCCCCTTCCTGGGCACGTCCTTATTTACTCCCTGAGAGGACCCTTCCTTATCTTAGAAAGGACAGGGACACACACCGCGGGTTTCCGTCCGCGGGGGGGGAGAGCAGCCTGGGTGAGGGCTGATCCCAGCCCTTCAGCCTTCTTGGGGCGGCCCCTTTGCCCACTCCTCGCGGTAACCAACCACTTGTCCTTCTGCCTGTTGAGCTCTCGGTGCCAGGATGTGTGTAATTGGAGGGGGGTTGCCTTACACCTGAGGCTCCTGTCAGGCTGGAGATGCCGCCCGCACctacccccccccctccccgcatgTCCCAATTTAAAGG
Encoded proteins:
- the MYMX gene encoding protein myomixer — protein: MPAPLLPLLLRTLMSRLLLPATRLAPGTLLPLLRRLARRLGSQDVREALLGCLLFILSQSRPPDAEEVSRVAGQERRERLAPPK